Part of the Flavobacterium sp. MDT1-60 genome, CTACCGAATGGAAAGGTGAGAAGCTTGATGATAAAGCTACAATAGCTTTTTCTATAGAAATAATTTCCTGATCTACTTCCGGGCTTTTTTTAGCCATTTCGGCTATTTCTAAATTTTCAGTTTCGGTTAATAAACCATAAACGTATAGTTCTAGAATTCCTGAGTCTATATATTCTTGTGCTTCCATTATATTTTTAAATAATTACGTAAATCGTTAATACAGTTTCTGTTTTGCGTTTTGATAGTTCCCAGTGGCATTGCCAATTCTTCTGAAGCTTCTTGTTGGGTATATCCTTTAAAAAATAACAAATCAATAATTTCGATACATTTTGGTTTCAGTTTTTTGACAAATTCCTGAATCCCAATGGTATCAATTTTATTAAGCAGTTTGTTACTGTCGTCTAACAGATTTACGAAATTATCTGATGAAAGGTTTTTTTGGCTGTTATTAAAATTTTTAGATCTTAATTTATCTATAGAGGTATTTCGGGCAATATTAAGGATCCACGTATAAAATCGCCCTTTGCTTTCATTATATGAATCGATATTTTTCCAGATTTTGACAAAAACTTCCTGCAAAACATCTTCGGATTCTTCCCTGTTTTTTATCAAGACATGGATGACCGAATACAAACTTTTGGAATACATATCATACAAGTGGGTAAAAGCTCTTTCGTCTTTCTTGTAGATCAAAACTAATAATTCTTCTTGACTCATAGATTAAGGTTTTTAAAGTTTAAACAAAATTTATTAAACGATATTATGTTACTTGAGATAAAGATAATTTATTTTTTAATCAAAATGGATTTTTTTTAATAGCCAAATACTTAGTAAAATAAGGGATTTAGAAAAAATGTTGATTTTTTTTCATTTTTTTAAAACCAAAAGCAATCCAATTACGTAAATGCTATTATAACATGAAAATTACTATTCGATAAATAGCAAATTTTAGAAAGATCACTTTTTATTAGTTTATAATTAGCATGTTAGGAGTAAATCAAAAATATTGATTTTAACATTCGTTTAAAGAATTATTTAAAATTAATTGTGATAAAAAAGAATAATACTATGAAAAATCTGAATAAATTAAAAATTTTAATCGTAGCTCTGACTACTGTTTTAGCATTGTCAAATTTGAATAATAAAGATTTTCGAAAAGGAACTGCCAGACTTCATCATTCCGCTTTAAATGCTCCGGTTTTCCATAGGGATTTTATTAAAATTAATACATATAGATTTAATAGTTGATGTCCCCGGACTTCCAAACCGAAAATTATTTGCAAACTGTATTTTCCAAATTAAACGAATTGAAATTTCCTTATACACGCCATTAAAAAAAAGATCAACTGGGAAATATGAATTAGAGTTTAAAATTAATTTTCACTATAACCGGGAGGCATCAACTATAATTTAAACATAAAGGGACTATAAGGTAAGAATCCAGGATAGCGCCAATTTCTTATTTTATAAAATTAAGGGATAATATTAATTCATGGTTTGATTTGTTTGTATGGGGAGAAGCCTAACGAGTGATTAACGTTAGGCTTCGTTTTTTTATTTAACTTATCTTTAATAAAAATAAAGCAATCAAACTCTTTCTGTAAAACAGATTTTAACTAATTTTATAAAAAATTAAACGATGAATAAAATAGCATTTTTAGTTTGTAGTGCAGTCTTTTTAATGGCAGCACAACTTCAGGCTCAAACAAGTATCAATAAATCTAAAACAGAAAAAGTTATGGAAAAACAAACCATCTATCAATTTAAAGTTGAAGATTTATCAGGAAATACTTTTGATTTTGCATCTCTAAAAGGAAAAAAAATCATGATTGTAAACACCGCTTCAAAATGTGGATTAACGCCTCAATACAAAGATCTTGAAGCAGTTTACAAAGAATATAAAGATAAAGGTTTTGTAATTGTTGGTTTTCCGGCAAATAATTTTGCATCTCAGGAACCAGGTACCAATGAAGAAATCCAAACGTTCTGCCAGCAAAATTACGGTGTAACTTTTCCTATGATGGACAAAGTGTCGGTAAAAGGCGATGATATGTGTGAGGTTTATAAATTCTTAACACAAAAATCTAAAAACGGTTTACAGGATTCTGAAGTGGAATGGAACTTCCAAAAATACTTAATCAATGAAAAAGGTGAACTCGTAAAAGTGATCAAACCAAAAACACTAGTTACAGAACCAGAAGTAATCAATTGGATTAAAAGTTAATCCAAATTGATTAAAACCAAAAAATCCACAAATTTGAATGTAAATTCAGGTTTGTGGATTTTTTTTAGGAGCCAATTACTTCATCAGTCGCTATTGCTGGTGTCCTTCCAAACGAAAGTTCACTGAACTCCGATTAAAATAGATGTAAAGTGAAGTAATCTTTTGTGCCGAACCCCGTCACAAAAGGACTTTTCCTCCCATTAGGACTAGGCACTTGTTTTTAAAATAAAAATTGAAATCCGCTTAAATCCGCGTGCCATTTTCAACATATTGTAATTAAAAACCTTAGCGAACTTTGTCTAAAATCCTTGAGAACTTTGCGGTTAAACAAGTATCAACTGCATAAAAACCAAATCAAGCCAGTGATCAAATTTGTAACCCACTTCGCGAATCGTTCCTGTAACTACAAATCCAAACTTTTCATGAAAAGCAATACTACCCGCATTATCGGCATCAATAGCACCAATCATAACATGGTATCCTTGTTCTTTAGCCAATCGAATTAATTCGGTCAATAATTGAGAGCCAATGCCTTTTCCTATTACATGATCCACTACATAAACCGAATGCTCCACTGTATATTGATAACCAATTTTTTCGCGAAACTGTCCATAACTTCCAAAACCGACCACTTCGCCATCTAAATCAGCAACCACAATAGGAAGATTTTTTGCAGTTTTATCTTCAAACCATTTTGTTTGCACATCAAGGGTCTGAATGTCATAATTATAATTTGCCGTCGTGTGCAAAATAGAATAGTTTACAATGTCCAGAATTTTTTCTAAATCATTTACTGTTGCAGGTCTAAGAGTAAGGTTCATGGTTTTAATATTTTTTTTCGCCACGAATTCACGAATTATTTGCTTGCATTTTTAAATAATTTGTGAATTCGTGGCTATTTCTTTTTTATTTAGTGTTCAATTCTGCTAACAATGTATCAACTTCTTTAGTATTCCAGGTCATTTCTGTACAAATGACTTTGGCATCATTAGCATATTGTAAAGCTGATTTTTTGTCTTTAATTTTATTGTAAAGCCTTGCGACGAGCAAATTTCCGTCGTAAGAATCATTTAATTCTAAAGAATGTTTTACCCATAAAATAGATTTTTTTAGGCTTTCTGTATCGTTAATATGTTTCAAATAAGTTTGCCCGATATCTTTCAAAAAACTGGCATCATTCCAAACTAATTTCTGTGTGTTCTCTAGCGTCACTTTTTTATAAAACTGCCATTTTTCGGTTCTTTCAGCCAGAGTCAAATCAAATTTGAAAACCAAAGAATCTGTTTTTTGCAATCGAATAGATTTGGCAACTTCCCTTTTTTTATAGTAATTTACAGTATCTAAATTATCAACTAAAGGGCGAAGCAATTCGGTTACAATACTTTCTGTTTTACGATCTACACGACTCTGCGAAGCCACAGCAGCAAACTCTTTCTGGTGTTTTAAAACGTATTGAAATTCTCTCGAATTAATATCCGTCACGCCATTCGCGATGATTCTCCAATTGGTTTCACTAACCAATTGTGCATCAGATTGTGTTTTTAGATAAATATGCGTTGGAACAGATAAATCCGTTCGGTCTTTTCCCTTTTTTAGAGTATTCAAATAAGTAAAAAACTTGGTAGAATTACTTGGGTCAGAAAGGAATTCTTTCTCTAAATAAGGCAATTGCATTCTTGAATTCAAGGCGTATTTTATTTCTGTCATAAACTCGGCGGTTTTCATTTCGCCTTTCAACACATATAAAAGTGTTTCATTAGAATCTAAAAACAAAAAAGTAGGTAGTGATTTGGTATTGTATTTATTTTTAAGCGCCAATCCTTCTTCTTTCTCGATATTTTTCCAGATGCAAACATAGTTTTCCTTTAAAAAATTCATCACATTTGGATCACTAAAAACTTCTTTTTTCATCTGATTACAATGAGGGCACCATTCGGCATAAAGCATTATAAAAAGTGGTTTTCCTTCTGTTTTTGTGGTTTCTAAAGCTTTTTCATAAGGCGTATCGTCAGGAACAAATTGATTTTGTGACTTTATGGTTTGCATTGAAATACAAAGTAAAAAAAAATAGAGGATACGCATATGAAGTTTATTTTGACAAAAAAAAACGCTATTACAAATATATTTCCTTTTTCTAAAAACAGCCTTAATATCTTCCTAATTTATAAGTAAATCAAGTGTGAAGTTTGTAACTTTGTGATGTCAAAAAAAATCTTCAAGTTTAGATTTTCTTTAAAAGTAATACGCCATAAGAATGATTTACCCCAAAATACCGCTTGCTCAAAGCATTATCGAAATTTGTTTAGCAAAAGGAATTACTAATATTATTATTTCTCCCGGATCAAGAAATGCTCCTCTAACTATTGGTTTTGCACAAAATCCTAACTTTACCTGTTATAGTATTGCAGATGAACGTTGCGCAGCCTTTTTTGCCCTAGGAATTGCACAGCAAACTAAAAAACCTACAGCAATTGTTTGCACTTCAGGTTCTGCGTTATTGAATTATTATCCGGCTGTAGCCGAAGCCTTTTACAGTCAGATTCCATTGATTATAATTTCTGCAGATCGTCCTCAAAGTAAGATAGACATTGGTGACGGACAAACAATTCGTCAGGAAAATGTTTTTCAGAATCATTCGGTTTTTAATGCCAATTTAACAGAAGAAACTTCTGAAGTAAATGATTTAAAAATCAACAAAGCCATAGAAACAGCGATTCTTCAAAAAGGTCCGGTTCATATTAATGCACCTTTTGAAGAACCTTTATACGAGACTGTTTCAGCACTTTCTGTTCAACCAAAAATCACAAATTCAGAAGAAATCCTCGGAACAAAAACTATTGAAAATATATCTGATTTTGTTTCAATCTGGAATTCATCCAAACGTAAACTAATCCTTGTTGGTGTTAATGAAGCTAATGTTATAGAGGAGGAAATTATAGAAAATTTCGCAAAAGATCCGTCTGTTGTAGTGCTGACAGAAACGACTTCAAACCTACATCATCCTGATTTTATTAATAGTATCGATACTTTAATTACGCCGTTTGATGATGTTGATTTTAAAGAGCTTAATCCAGATGTTTTAATAACTTTTGGTGGTATGATTGTATCTAAACGTATAAAAGGATTCTTACGCAAACACAAACCAAAAGAGCATTGGCATATTGACACTTTACGGGCTTACGATACATTTAATGCTTTAACACAGCATTTTGTAATGCAGCCAAATGACTTCTTTACCGATTTGTTTTCAAAAACAACTTATACAAAAAGTAGTTATGCTGAAAAAATTGGTAAAATTTACAATTTTCGTAAAATCAGAAGAAATGAATATCTGAAAAAAATCCCCTTTTCGGATTTTAAGGTTTTCGAAAAAGTCATTGAATCATTGCCTATAAACAGTCAGTTGCAAATTAGTAATAGTTCAGCTATACGTTATGCACAATTAATTCATATCGATCCTTCTATAGAAGTTTTTTGCAATAGAGGAACCAGCGGAATTGACGGCAGTACATCTACAGCAATAGGTGCTGCTGTAGGAAGTCAAAAGCAAAATGTCTTCATTACAGGAGATATTAGTTTCTTGTACGACAGCAATGCTTTATGGAATTCGTTTATCCCAAAAAACTTCAAAATTATTTTGATCAATAATGGAGGAGGAGGAATTTTCAGAATCTTACCAGGTCATGAGGAAAAACCTGTTTTCAATACGTATTTTGAAACTTCACATCATTTAACAGCGGAGCATTTGGCTAAAATGTATCAGTTTGATTATTTGACAGCTTCTGATACGGAATCGTTAGAAACTAGAATTGACAATTTATATTCGCAAAATGACAAACCAGTTATTCTGGAAATTTTTACACCAACTGTAGTAAATGATGTTATTCTAAAACAATATTTTAAAGAGCTGGTTTAAACTAGTATAAAAGAAAAGCGCCTGTTGGCGCTTTTTTATTGAAACAAATCTAACGAATCGGGATTGGAAATACCGGTATACTGGCATGACCTAAAGCATCTACTGTCTGTACTGTAAAGAAATAATTGTCTTTAGAATAAGGAATCTCGGCTTTCGTATCTTTTACAAAAAATGTTTTTTCCCAATGTGATGAAGAGGTTTCTCTCATCAAAATCTGATAACCAAACTGAGGCTTGTCTTCCGGAGCACTCCAAATTAATGTAGAGGAATTAGAAAGGTTTTTAACTTCAATTCCAACATTTACCGGAGCTTTTGGAGACCACGCCAGATTAGCTAAAACCGCTAAATTGGCACAGGCATTTTTTCTTAAATAATCGAAATCCATAAATTCAGGAAGATCGCCATATTTTATATTGTTCTCCGTTCTTAAATCCTGATGCTGGTGATCAAAATTTTCATTCATTTCACAAAAACGAACGGCTGTAAATCCGTTTTGACTAAAAGGAGTATGATCTCCTCCGCGTAAAAAACGATCGTTTCTGTATACTAATTTTACAGAAAGCTGATCCACATATTGTTCAGTAGTTGTTTTAATATA contains:
- a CDS encoding RNA polymerase sigma factor yields the protein MSQEELLVLIYKKDERAFTHLYDMYSKSLYSVIHVLIKNREESEDVLQEVFVKIWKNIDSYNESKGRFYTWILNIARNTSIDKLRSKNFNNSQKNLSSDNFVNLLDDSNKLLNKIDTIGIQEFVKKLKPKCIEIIDLLFFKGYTQQEASEELAMPLGTIKTQNRNCINDLRNYLKI
- a CDS encoding glutathione peroxidase, yielding MNKIAFLVCSAVFLMAAQLQAQTSINKSKTEKVMEKQTIYQFKVEDLSGNTFDFASLKGKKIMIVNTASKCGLTPQYKDLEAVYKEYKDKGFVIVGFPANNFASQEPGTNEEIQTFCQQNYGVTFPMMDKVSVKGDDMCEVYKFLTQKSKNGLQDSEVEWNFQKYLINEKGELVKVIKPKTLVTEPEVINWIKS
- a CDS encoding GNAT family N-acetyltransferase, giving the protein MNLTLRPATVNDLEKILDIVNYSILHTTANYNYDIQTLDVQTKWFEDKTAKNLPIVVADLDGEVVGFGSYGQFREKIGYQYTVEHSVYVVDHVIGKGIGSQLLTELIRLAKEQGYHVMIGAIDADNAGSIAFHEKFGFVVTGTIREVGYKFDHWLDLVFMQLILV
- a CDS encoding thioredoxin fold domain-containing protein: MQTIKSQNQFVPDDTPYEKALETTKTEGKPLFIMLYAEWCPHCNQMKKEVFSDPNVMNFLKENYVCIWKNIEKEEGLALKNKYNTKSLPTFLFLDSNETLLYVLKGEMKTAEFMTEIKYALNSRMQLPYLEKEFLSDPSNSTKFFTYLNTLKKGKDRTDLSVPTHIYLKTQSDAQLVSETNWRIIANGVTDINSREFQYVLKHQKEFAAVASQSRVDRKTESIVTELLRPLVDNLDTVNYYKKREVAKSIRLQKTDSLVFKFDLTLAERTEKWQFYKKVTLENTQKLVWNDASFLKDIGQTYLKHINDTESLKKSILWVKHSLELNDSYDGNLLVARLYNKIKDKKSALQYANDAKVICTEMTWNTKEVDTLLAELNTK
- the menD gene encoding 2-succinyl-5-enolpyruvyl-6-hydroxy-3-cyclohexene-1-carboxylic-acid synthase, with the protein product MIYPKIPLAQSIIEICLAKGITNIIISPGSRNAPLTIGFAQNPNFTCYSIADERCAAFFALGIAQQTKKPTAIVCTSGSALLNYYPAVAEAFYSQIPLIIISADRPQSKIDIGDGQTIRQENVFQNHSVFNANLTEETSEVNDLKINKAIETAILQKGPVHINAPFEEPLYETVSALSVQPKITNSEEILGTKTIENISDFVSIWNSSKRKLILVGVNEANVIEEEIIENFAKDPSVVVLTETTSNLHHPDFINSIDTLITPFDDVDFKELNPDVLITFGGMIVSKRIKGFLRKHKPKEHWHIDTLRAYDTFNALTQHFVMQPNDFFTDLFSKTTYTKSSYAEKIGKIYNFRKIRRNEYLKKIPFSDFKVFEKVIESLPINSQLQISNSSAIRYAQLIHIDPSIEVFCNRGTSGIDGSTSTAIGAAVGSQKQNVFITGDISFLYDSNALWNSFIPKNFKIILINNGGGGIFRILPGHEEKPVFNTYFETSHHLTAEHLAKMYQFDYLTASDTESLETRIDNLYSQNDKPVILEIFTPTVVNDVILKQYFKELV